Proteins from a single region of Bombus pascuorum chromosome 5, iyBomPasc1.1, whole genome shotgun sequence:
- the LOC132907582 gene encoding cyclin-dependent kinase 5, whose translation MQKYEKLEKIGEGTYGTVFKAKNRETHEIVALKRVRLDEDDEGVPSSALREICLLKELKHKNVVRLYDVLHSDKKLTLVFEHCDQDLKKYFDSLNGEIDLDVVKSFLYQLLRGLAFCHSRNVLHRDLKPQNLLINKNGELKLADFGLARAFGIPVKCYSAEVVTLWYRPPDVLFGAKLYTTSIDMWSAGCIFAELANAGRPLFPGSDVDDQLKRIFKMLGTPVEETWPDFTTLPDYKPFPLYHPAQGLAQVTPKLNSRGRDLLQKLLVCNPALRLSADEAMVHPYFNDLNPAIKNDRCQ comes from the exons atgcaaaaatatgagAAGCTCGAGAAAATAGGAGAAG GTACTTATGGAACCGTTTTCAAAGCCAAGAACCGCGAGACTCACGAAATCGTTGCTTTAAAGAGAGTTCGATTGGACGAAGACGACGAA GGTGTACCGTCGTCCGCGCTCAGAGAGATTTGTCTACTGAAAGAGTTGAAACATAAGAATGTAGTGAGGTTGTACGACGTATTGCATAGCGATAAAAAGTTGACGTTGGTTTTCGAACATTGCGATCAGgacttgaaaaaatattttgacagTCTAAACGGAGAAATCGATTTGGACGTGGTCAAATCCTTTCT CTACCAATTGCTCCGTGGGTTGGCATTTTGTCACAGTAGAAACGTATTGCACAGGGACCTTAAACCACAAAATTTGCTGATCAACAAG aacggCGAATTAAAGTTAGCCGATTTTGGATTGGCGAGAGCTTTTGGAATCCCTGTAAAATGCTACTCTGCGGAAGTCGTTACGTTATGGTACCGTCCACCAGACGTTCTCTTTGGAGCAAAATTATACACAACGTCCATCGATATGTGGAGCGCCGGTTGTATATTTGCTG AATTGGCAAACGCCGGTAGACCACTGTTTCCCGGGTCCGACGTAGACGATCAATTGAAGAGAATATTCAAGATGCTGGGTACGCCGGTCGAGGAAACATGGCCAGATTTTACCACTCTTCCAGACTACAAGCCATTTCCACTCTATCATCCTGCTCAGGGATTGGCTCAAGTTACGCCGAAACTTAATTCCAGAGGCAGAGACTTGTTACAG AAGTTATTGGTATGCAATCCAGCGTTACGACTGTCAGCGGACGAAGCAATGGTGCATCCCTACTTCAACGATTTAAACCCTGCCATTAAAAACGATCGTTGTCAGTAG
- the LOC132907575 gene encoding T-cell immunomodulatory protein: protein MGIQSIIVLVIGTAMAVKCSDITPAVFGNVLDGMPAAFGDFNSDELTDVFMLRENGMRVEIFLAAEQEPHLRPSSDLSCTFRHLVVGVVPGDFDGDVFMDVLVITYNKEKKLSYGYVLWGGKGRLNCTNEPLIKMTGQPLALDYNGDMIIDLFGLDEYKKRTFWIFDDSRKPPRSVPMKEPLDLLLPLSPISQPHSNAYLDLNNDFLADLVVTTNKNFEIWLGVEQGFEFHELISFPYGISESFNGILGQTLYLDVELTGKMDLLLPLCFDNACTNSTIMMYSSDTWYNLEVNFRDGDNVLWGFVTPNGQRYTDTITLRGGDFNMDGYPDLLATLKSTSGKQTRSYLLENVACDSCNAFARKFQVKWQALNPFHNETAMAVFYDFYQDGILDVILVEVDKSSNSYRTAAFKNSLDYDANFVKVMVLTGRNNSMYPISPGSLGKKKRTYGTNLPGPSIAYRTTTQDGSPRNAIAAQLPQSAHFSLNLPYTIFGLGRTPNFVDALTIGVGGKSREWPQIIPNSQMVMIPNPIAEPWRWKAQLLVTPSKLILLSAAALTGTCGLISFIIIALYWKERREDKIEKLQEAHRFPFDAM, encoded by the exons ATGGGGATTCAGTCGATAATCGTGCTGGTGATAGGGACTGCAATGGCAGTGAAATGCAGCGACATTACTCCTGCGGTGTTCGGAAACGTATTGGACGGTATGCCAGCCGCTTTCGGTGACTTCAATTCCGACGAATTGACCGACGTATTTATGTTGCGTGAAAACGGTATGAGGGTTGAGATCTTCCTTGCCGCCGAGCAGGAGCCTCATTTGAGACCCAGCTCTGACTTGAGTTGCACCTTTCGTCATCTCGTCGTCGGCGTAGTACCAGGAGATTTCGATGGAGACGTATTCATGGACGTGCTGGTGATCACGtacaacaaagaaaagaaattgtcaTACGGATACGTATTGTGGGGTGGAAAAGGTCGGTTAAATTGCACGAACGAACCACTGATAAAGATGACGGGTCAACCATTGGCTCTCGACTATAACGGCGATATGATAATAGATCTGTTCGGCTTGgacgaatataaaaaaaggacGTTCTGGATATTCGACGATAGTAGAAAACCTCCGAGATCCGTGCCAATGAAGGAACCGTTAGATCTGTTGCTACCTCTGTCACCGATCAGTCAACCCCATTCGAACGCTTATCTAGACCTGAACAACGATTTCTTGGCCGATCTGGTGGTCACTACgaacaaaaattttgaaatttggcTGGGAGTCGAGCAGGGATTCGAATTTCACGAACTGATATCGTTTCCCTATGGAATTTCAGAGAGTTTCAACGGTATTCTCGGACAAACGCTCTATCTGGACGTCGAACTAACCGGCAAAATGGATTTGCTTTTGCCTCTCTGTTTCGATAACGCGTGTACCAACAGCACCATCATGATGTACTCCTCCGACACATGGTATAATCTCGAAGTGAACTTCAGGGACGGAGACAATGTACTGTGGGGCTTCGTGACGCCTAACGGGCAACGATACACCGACACCATTACTCTTCGCGGCGGTGACTTCAATATGGACGGTTATCCAGACTTGCTGGCTACGCTCAAATCGACTAGCGGCAAACAGACGCGATCCTATTTGCTAGAGAACGTTGCGTGCGATTCGTGTAACGCGTTCGCTCGAAAATTCCAAGTGAAGTGGCAGGCGTTAAATCCGTTCCACAACGAAACCGCGATGGCGGTGTTCTACGACTTCTATCAAGATGGCATTTTGGACGTGATTTTAGTTGAAGTGGACAAAAGTAGCAACAGCTACCGTACAGCGGCGTTCAAAAACAGTTTGGACTACGACGCTAACTTTGTCAAAGTGATGGTACTCACGGGCCGCAACAATAGCATGTATCCAATTTCCCCGGGTTCGCTCGGCAAGAAAAAGAGAACTTACGGGACGAATCTTCCCGGTCCGTCGATAGCGTATCGGACTACCACTCAAGACGGTAGCCCGCGTAACGCGATCGCGGCTCAATTACCGCAAAGCGCACACTTCTCCTTGAATTTACCATACACGATCTTTGGTCTGGGTAGAACACCCAACTTTGTCGACGCTCTCACTATCGGG GTCGGCGGAAAATCTCGGGAATGGCCGCAAATCATCCCCAACTCGCAGATGGTGATGATTCCGAATCCGATAGCAGAACCCTGGCGATGGAAAGCCCAGCTATTAGTAACTCccagtaaattaattttgttgaGCGCCGCCGCGTTGACCGGCACCTGCGGTTTGATATCTTTTATCATCATCGCTCTTTATTGGAAAGAGCGAAGGGAAGATAAGATCGAGAAGCTTCAAGAAGCGCACAGATTTCCCTTCGACGCGATGTAA